One Clostridia bacterium genomic region harbors:
- a CDS encoding VTT domain-containing protein has translation MVQKHKLQLKKSDIAILVVTISIVITVVILTLIFWKEVKDLFDHMLNGVEIVKEFIVGLGIKGISAIFLLVMFCFFIPFFTSIPFQIAAIIGYGMPFATLLVGAAIAIGCQLVFLFNRNIKTFSTPKQTAKRLDMEERIANSKYSIFVVLILAYAAPGIPFLLIATIAAASGLKWWKYTIITTFGPIPDIIVTLLIGNNVVNSSSPALSIALLVGLVILITTSIIFKDKIFDLVFKHKKVVATPNEAGSEGQDGLQQIEALTDSNTELAVGVNLQEQDNVEQIVNVSQIEQDRMEQDKIAQPEIVTQQEPVKDALSQVKTAKNIAKDAKAKSKK, from the coding sequence ATGGTACAAAAACATAAATTACAACTTAAAAAGAGCGATATAGCTATACTTGTTGTTACAATATCTATTGTAATAACCGTTGTGATATTAACTCTTATTTTTTGGAAAGAGGTTAAAGACCTCTTTGACCACATGCTTAACGGCGTTGAAATTGTTAAAGAGTTTATCGTCGGGCTAGGTATTAAGGGCATATCAGCAATATTTTTGCTGGTTATGTTTTGTTTTTTTATACCTTTTTTCACCTCTATTCCATTTCAAATAGCAGCAATTATCGGGTATGGTATGCCCTTTGCTACCTTACTTGTTGGCGCTGCAATAGCCATAGGCTGTCAATTAGTATTTCTATTTAATCGCAATATCAAGACATTTAGCACGCCTAAACAAACCGCAAAGCGTTTAGATATGGAAGAACGGATAGCTAACAGCAAATACAGTATATTTGTAGTTTTAATTCTTGCTTACGCTGCGCCCGGAATACCTTTCTTATTAATAGCTACTATTGCCGCCGCAAGCGGACTTAAATGGTGGAAATATACAATAATTACCACTTTTGGACCAATTCCCGATATAATAGTTACCTTGCTTATCGGCAACAACGTTGTAAACTCTTCTTCGCCTGCGCTAAGCATAGCTTTGCTTGTTGGACTTGTAATATTGATTACCACTTCAATTATATTTAAAGATAAGATTTTTGACCTTGTATTTAAACATAAAAAAGTTGTCGCTACTCCAAACGAGGCAGGTAGCGAGGGGCAAGATGGTTTACAGCAGATAGAAGCCTTAACCGACAGTAATACCGAGCTAGCCGTCGGCGTAAATTTGCAAGAGCAAGATAACGTAGAACAAATAGTCAACGTTAGTCAAATAGAGCAAGATAGAATGGAACAAGATAAAATAGCTCAACCCGAGATTGTAACGCAACAAGAGCCTGTCAAAGACGCTCTTAGCCAAGTTAAGACGGCTAAAAATATTGCAAAGGATGCAAAAGCTAAGTCAAAAAAATGA
- a CDS encoding MATE family efflux transporter, with product MFTFFKDKVYLKQIFALSIPIALQNLFTAILNIFDQLMVGWLDPAIADYCLSAVLLVNQIIFMFQIIMFAVCNTVNIFLAQYTQNGKDDLIPHRVGVVLSINLGFCIAMTLLCYFAPQTVVSMFNPNANYAGYAAEFLKVVSLSFVPMGLSITFGFVLRSIKRLNVPLIAMLVGVLSNIFFNYILMFGKLGCAEQGLVGAAWGTVISRLIEFALIFGGLLIFKYPVIASPKKMFYIDKVFNKQYFKMFFPIVCNELFWVLSTTVFLYVYDKLPDSQVVLAGVNIASCVDRILSVAVFGVGTAAAVLISNAIGEQDEQKLQRYTKYSVQFGFFIGLIAGAMTFASAFFTPSFFINVSPQAQRVAKILLMIYAFTASQRSLSFMLVVGILRSGGDTTYCMVAETIIVWAIAVPLVMVGGLVFGLNIYILHIFIMLAELLKVITFFLRTRKFDKWVKLKTT from the coding sequence ATGTTTACTTTTTTTAAAGACAAAGTGTATCTCAAACAAATTTTTGCATTGTCAATTCCAATAGCGTTACAAAACTTGTTTACGGCAATTTTAAATATTTTTGACCAATTAATGGTTGGTTGGCTTGACCCGGCAATCGCCGACTATTGTCTTTCCGCCGTGCTTTTAGTCAACCAAATTATATTTATGTTTCAAATTATTATGTTTGCAGTATGCAATACCGTAAACATATTTTTAGCCCAATATACTCAAAACGGCAAAGACGATTTAATACCGCACAGGGTAGGCGTGGTTCTATCAATCAACTTAGGGTTTTGCATAGCTATGACTTTGCTTTGTTATTTTGCTCCTCAAACCGTAGTTTCGATGTTTAATCCCAATGCAAACTACGCAGGTTACGCCGCAGAGTTTTTGAAGGTTGTTTCGCTTAGTTTTGTTCCAATGGGGTTGTCAATTACCTTTGGCTTTGTGCTAAGGTCTATAAAAAGGCTCAATGTTCCGCTTATAGCTATGCTTGTTGGCGTGTTATCTAATATATTCTTTAACTATATTTTGATGTTTGGCAAACTAGGTTGCGCCGAACAAGGACTCGTAGGCGCTGCGTGGGGAACGGTTATTTCCCGACTGATAGAATTTGCCTTAATCTTTGGCGGATTGTTGATATTTAAGTATCCCGTTATTGCTTCGCCAAAAAAGATGTTTTATATCGACAAAGTCTTTAACAAGCAGTATTTTAAAATGTTCTTCCCAATAGTTTGTAACGAACTTTTTTGGGTGCTTTCAACTACGGTTTTCTTATATGTTTATGACAAGCTTCCCGACAGTCAAGTTGTGCTTGCAGGCGTAAATATAGCTTCGTGCGTAGACCGCATACTTTCGGTTGCGGTGTTTGGCGTAGGTACGGCGGCGGCTGTGTTAATAAGCAACGCTATCGGCGAGCAAGACGAACAAAAATTGCAAAGATATACTAAGTATAGCGTGCAATTTGGCTTTTTTATCGGCTTAATCGCAGGAGCAATGACTTTTGCAAGCGCATTTTTTACCCCGTCGTTCTTTATCAACGTTTCTCCGCAAGCTCAAAGAGTGGCAAAAATTTTACTTATGATTTATGCGTTTACGGCAAGTCAGCGTTCGCTTAGCTTTATGCTCGTGGTAGGTATCTTGCGTTCGGGCGGAGATACTACTTACTGTATGGTTGCCGAAACAATAATAGTTTGGGCAATCGCCGTTCCGCTTGTAATGGTAGGCGGACTTGTATTTGGACTAAATATCTATATATTGCATATTTTTATTATGTTAGCCGAATTATTGAAAGTTATAACTTTCTTTTTACGCACAAGAAAATTTGACAAGTGGGTAAAGTTGAAAACAACTTAG
- the dnaA gene encoding chromosomal replication initiator protein DnaA has product MISVKQVWEQILKEIEKKMSALPFDLFISTLEPICIYKEKTLVLLVSTEANLNIIQKRHATAIKEATKKAYPSINDVQYILNDEVSMYEKFRDAMQEAPTFFDEQNQDCVNFYRAYTFDNYVVGKSNEYASAVARAVAEKPGSKYNPLFIYGGVGLGKTHLMHAIGNYYTQNNKNLKVAYVSAEKFTNDLIESFRDKCDIDAKKDFRNKYRNLDCLMIDDIQFIAKTNSTQEEIFHTFNDLYLAGKQIIISSDRPPKEIALLEERLRTRFESGVLADIAQPDLEMRIAILQRMCATENVNINNEVLQIIAERVTNNVRDLKGLLTKVLSYAPLIGRDYNDTEVVLSALKDYSNDKNEVITLERIIEEICNYYGVKEAELVGKKKNKEIVMPRQVAIYLVTEFLTMPLTAIGEYFGGRDHTTIMYARDKISSSIKENASIEKQVKDVKDLILKR; this is encoded by the coding sequence ATGATAAGCGTAAAACAAGTTTGGGAGCAAATACTTAAAGAAATTGAGAAGAAGATGTCGGCGTTGCCATTCGACTTATTTATTTCTACGCTAGAACCTATATGTATATACAAAGAAAAGACTTTGGTTTTATTAGTTTCGACAGAGGCTAACCTTAATATTATTCAAAAAAGACACGCAACGGCTATCAAAGAAGCTACAAAAAAAGCCTATCCCTCAATCAATGACGTTCAATATATATTAAACGACGAAGTTTCTATGTATGAAAAATTTCGTGACGCTATGCAAGAAGCGCCAACTTTTTTTGACGAACAAAATCAAGACTGCGTTAATTTCTATCGAGCCTACACCTTTGACAATTATGTAGTCGGCAAAAGCAACGAATACGCCTCTGCGGTAGCAAGAGCGGTTGCCGAAAAACCGGGTAGCAAATATAACCCGTTGTTTATCTATGGCGGAGTAGGTCTTGGCAAAACTCACTTAATGCACGCTATCGGCAATTACTATACTCAAAACAACAAAAATCTTAAAGTCGCCTATGTTTCGGCTGAAAAATTTACTAACGACCTAATCGAAAGTTTTAGAGATAAGTGCGACATAGACGCAAAAAAAGACTTCCGCAATAAATACCGCAATCTTGATTGTTTAATGATTGACGATATTCAATTTATTGCCAAGACAAACAGCACGCAAGAAGAAATTTTTCACACTTTTAACGACTTATACCTTGCAGGCAAACAAATAATAATTAGCTCCGACCGACCGCCAAAAGAAATAGCCTTGCTCGAAGAACGCTTGCGCACAAGATTCGAAAGCGGAGTGCTTGCCGACATAGCTCAACCCGACTTAGAAATGCGTATCGCTATTCTACAAAGAATGTGCGCTACCGAGAATGTAAATATAAATAACGAAGTTCTTCAAATAATAGCCGAAAGAGTGACTAACAACGTAAGAGACCTTAAAGGGCTACTTACCAAAGTACTTAGCTATGCCCCGCTAATCGGTAGAGATTATAACGACACCGAAGTAGTGCTCTCAGCGCTAAAAGATTACTCTAACGACAAAAACGAAGTAATTACGCTAGAAAGAATAATCGAAGAAATATGCAATTATTACGGCGTAAAAGAAGCCGAACTTGTTGGCAAAAAGAAAAATAAAGAGATAGTTATGCCTCGCCAAGTTGCAATTTATCTTGTAACCGAATTTCTTACAATGCCACTTACGGCAATAGGCGAATACTTTGGCGGTAGAGACCACACTACGATAATGTACGCTCGTGACAAAATATCTTCTTCAATTAAAGAAAACGCCTCGATAGAAAAACAAGTTAAAGACGTTAAAGATTTAATATTAAAAAGATAA
- a CDS encoding MaoC family dehydratase, which yields MKFVDLKLGLKDSLTKTFTDADVRKFAEVSLDTNPLHLDEEFAKTTVFGKRIVHGICVCGLISAVLANKLPGAGTIYLGQEVRFTAPVYLNDTITAEVEVSELREDKHIVKLATTCTNQDGKVVVSGFATVKFN from the coding sequence ATGAAATTTGTAGATTTAAAGCTAGGGCTTAAAGACAGCCTAACTAAGACTTTTACCGATGCCGACGTGAGAAAGTTTGCCGAAGTAAGTCTTGACACAAACCCGTTGCATTTAGACGAGGAGTTTGCTAAAACAACCGTTTTTGGAAAACGCATAGTACACGGTATTTGCGTATGCGGGCTAATCTCGGCTGTGCTTGCTAATAAATTACCCGGCGCAGGCACGATTTACTTAGGACAAGAGGTGAGATTTACTGCGCCTGTTTATCTTAACGATACTATAACAGCCGAAGTAGAAGTAAGCGAACTTAGAGAGGACAAACACATAGTTAAACTCGCTACAACTTGCACAAATCAAGATGGCAAAGTGGTAGTTAGCGGTTTTGCGACTGTAAAATTTAATTAA
- a CDS encoding acyl-CoA dehydrogenase family protein encodes MIYKYTLFNKLIEEFAINEVKPLAAYTDEHEEFPQVTVDKMAKIGMFGIIVPKEFGGAGGDYPMYIKAVEELSKYCATTGVILSAHTSLCVAPILENGTPEQKAKYLPLLASGKCIGAFGLTEPNAGTDANNQTTTAVLQGDHYVLNGSKIFITNAGVAGIYLVIAVTGRTPKGVELTAFIVEKGTPGFTFGKKELKMGIRGSSTCELIFDNCSVPVSNVLGKVGAGFKIAMKALDGGRIGIAAQALGIAEGAMQETITYTKERKQFKRSISAFQNTQFVLADLKTKIEAGRGLLLRAVASKQDKTPTISVDAAMAKLFCAEMAMEVTTKAVQFHGGYGYTREYPVERMMRDAKITEIYEGTSEVQRMVISGALLK; translated from the coding sequence ATGATTTATAAATACACATTATTTAACAAACTCATTGAGGAGTTTGCAATAAACGAAGTTAAGCCCCTTGCGGCTTACACCGACGAACACGAAGAATTTCCACAAGTTACGGTAGATAAAATGGCAAAAATAGGTATGTTTGGCATAATTGTTCCTAAGGAATTTGGCGGAGCAGGCGGAGACTATCCTATGTATATCAAGGCGGTAGAAGAATTAAGCAAGTATTGCGCTACAACAGGCGTTATACTCTCCGCTCATACTTCTTTGTGCGTTGCGCCCATACTTGAAAATGGTACTCCCGAACAAAAAGCTAAATATTTGCCTTTACTTGCTAGCGGTAAATGTATCGGCGCTTTTGGTTTGACCGAACCTAACGCAGGCACAGACGCAAACAACCAAACAACAACCGCCGTTCTTCAAGGCGACCACTATGTATTAAACGGCAGTAAAATATTTATCACAAACGCAGGCGTAGCGGGTATTTACTTAGTAATAGCCGTAACCGGTCGCACTCCTAAGGGCGTAGAGCTAACTGCGTTTATTGTAGAAAAAGGCACACCCGGCTTTACTTTTGGTAAGAAAGAATTAAAGATGGGTATTCGTGGTAGCAGTACTTGCGAATTAATATTCGACAACTGCTCTGTTCCCGTTTCTAACGTTTTAGGCAAGGTTGGCGCAGGCTTTAAGATTGCTATGAAGGCGCTTGACGGCGGGCGTATTGGTATTGCTGCGCAAGCTCTTGGTATTGCAGAAGGCGCAATGCAAGAAACTATTACTTACACCAAAGAAAGAAAACAATTTAAACGCAGTATTTCGGCGTTCCAAAATACACAATTTGTACTTGCCGATTTAAAGACTAAGATAGAAGCCGGCAGAGGTTTATTGCTTCGCGCGGTTGCAAGCAAACAAGATAAAACGCCTACTATTTCGGTAGATGCGGCTATGGCTAAACTATTCTGCGCAGAAATGGCTATGGAAGTTACGACAAAAGCTGTTCAATTCCACGGTGGTTACGGATATACAAGAGAATATCCCGTAGAAAGAATGATGAGAGACGCAAAGATAACCGAGATATACGAAGGTACAAGCGAAGTGCAGAGAATGGTTATTTCCGGCGCTTTGCTTAAATGA
- a CDS encoding electron transfer flavoprotein subunit beta/FixA family protein — protein sequence MKILVCVKQVPNTTEITIDPITNTLNRDGVPSIINPDDRAAIEVALSLKDQTGASVVLVSMGPPQAEVALREGLAMGADQAYLISDRAFAGSDTLATSTIIAKAIEKIGFDYIIAGRQAIDGDTAQVGPQMAEHLNIPQITYCADFSYDQANDKFRVKRQFEDRYQWLEVSGKALFTVLGSAVKPRYMNVADIIAQDDQTINLLTFADLDCPLERIGLAGSPTKVKTSFAKQFNNDKQLVETTPEEAASIIIKQLSDKHLI from the coding sequence ATGAAAATATTAGTATGCGTAAAACAAGTACCAAACACAACTGAAATTACAATAGACCCGATTACAAATACCTTAAATCGTGACGGTGTTCCAAGTATAATCAACCCCGACGACAGAGCGGCTATCGAAGTAGCGCTAAGTCTTAAAGACCAAACGGGCGCAAGCGTTGTTCTTGTATCAATGGGGCCTCCGCAAGCCGAAGTTGCCCTAAGAGAAGGACTTGCAATGGGCGCTGACCAAGCTTATTTAATCAGCGACCGAGCTTTTGCAGGTAGCGACACGTTAGCAACATCTACGATTATAGCCAAAGCAATCGAAAAGATAGGTTTTGACTATATTATCGCAGGCAGACAGGCAATCGACGGAGATACCGCCCAAGTTGGACCACAAATGGCTGAACACTTAAATATTCCTCAAATTACTTATTGCGCTGACTTTTCTTATGACCAAGCAAACGACAAGTTTAGAGTAAAAAGACAATTTGAAGATAGGTATCAATGGCTAGAAGTTAGCGGAAAAGCCTTATTTACCGTACTCGGCTCAGCAGTTAAACCTAGATATATGAACGTAGCCGACATTATCGCTCAGGACGACCAAACAATCAACTTGTTGACATTTGCCGACCTTGATTGTCCGCTTGAACGCATAGGTCTTGCAGGCAGTCCCACTAAGGTAAAAACGTCGTTTGCAAAACAGTTTAATAATGACAAACAGCTTGTCGAAACAACACCCGAAGAAGCGGCGTCAATTATTATTAAACAGCTTAGCGATAAGCACTTAATTTGA
- a CDS encoding electron transfer flavoprotein subunit alpha/FixB family protein, producing MKKIFVYCEQRDGVIQNVSYELLGVARELASVSNQQVCAMLLGSDVDKNAEKLISYGADAVYVVSSSELAYYLTEQYAQAVTHIIKTYSPNIVLFPATSIGRDLAPRLSARLRTGLTADCTKLECDQDGNLFMTRPAFGGNLFATIICPDVRPQMSTVRPGVMQRIEQDTTRKGEVIKVTVPFDKSKFIVTLNEEQKETSVVEKIEEAKILVSVGRGMEKSIDSATELAELLGATLSCSRAVVDQGILPVARQVGQTGKTVRPNLYLALGISGAVQHLAGMSDSEFIIAINKDKDANIFNVAHLSIVGDANAIINCVKNELKVRKAIKRLL from the coding sequence ATGAAAAAAATATTTGTATATTGTGAGCAAAGAGATGGAGTTATCCAAAATGTAAGTTACGAGTTGCTAGGAGTAGCAAGAGAGCTTGCAAGCGTAAGCAATCAACAAGTTTGCGCAATGTTACTAGGTAGTGACGTAGATAAAAACGCTGAGAAGTTAATTTCTTATGGCGCAGACGCTGTATATGTAGTTTCTTCTAGCGAGTTAGCCTATTACTTAACCGAGCAATACGCCCAAGCGGTAACCCACATAATCAAGACATATTCGCCTAACATAGTACTTTTCCCGGCTACAAGCATAGGTCGTGACCTTGCCCCAAGACTTTCGGCAAGATTGCGCACTGGTCTTACTGCCGACTGCACCAAGCTAGAATGCGACCAAGACGGCAATTTGTTTATGACTCGTCCGGCATTTGGCGGTAACCTATTCGCCACAATTATTTGTCCCGACGTTCGTCCTCAAATGTCGACTGTTCGTCCCGGCGTTATGCAAAGAATAGAGCAAGATACGACTCGCAAAGGCGAAGTTATCAAGGTAACCGTTCCTTTTGACAAGTCTAAGTTTATTGTAACACTAAACGAAGAACAAAAAGAAACGAGCGTAGTAGAGAAGATTGAAGAAGCCAAGATTCTTGTATCGGTTGGCAGAGGTATGGAAAAGTCAATCGATTCGGCAACCGAACTTGCCGAACTACTTGGCGCAACTCTATCTTGTTCAAGAGCCGTAGTCGACCAAGGAATACTTCCCGTTGCAAGACAAGTTGGTCAAACAGGCAAAACCGTACGCCCCAACTTATACTTAGCGTTAGGTATTTCAGGCGCAGTTCAACACTTAGCTGGTATGAGCGACAGCGAATTTATAATAGCAATTAACAAAGACAAAGACGCTAATATCTTTAACGTAGCTCACCTAAGTATAGTAGGCGACGCTAACGCTATTATTAATTGTGTTAAGAACGAATTAAAGGTTAGAAAAGCTATAAAGCGTTTACTGTAA
- a CDS encoding MarR family winged helix-turn-helix transcriptional regulator codes for MQDLHRWNTVLHRYATKFLDKELETLGLNYSYAQYILHICIIEGIEQEKLTSHLNVHRSSVTRAISYLIENGFVIKKNCLADKRTNQLFPTKKAQDAYICIQQAKEKWNNIISSNFTQEEITQFFTLLQKAKNNAYEYLYPSK; via the coding sequence ATGCAAGACTTACATAGGTGGAATACTGTGCTACATAGATATGCGACAAAGTTTCTTGACAAGGAGCTTGAAACACTTGGGTTAAACTATTCTTACGCTCAATATATTCTACATATCTGCATAATTGAGGGCATAGAACAAGAGAAACTTACCTCTCACCTCAATGTACACCGCAGTAGCGTGACAAGAGCCATAAGCTACTTAATAGAAAATGGCTTTGTGATTAAAAAAAATTGTCTTGCCGACAAGCGTACTAACCAACTCTTTCCCACTAAAAAAGCGCAAGACGCCTACATTTGTATTCAACAAGCCAAAGAAAAATGGAATAATATAATTTCGTCAAACTTTACCCAAGAAGAAATAACTCAGTTTTTTACCTTACTACAAAAGGCTAAAAACAACGCTTACGAATATCTATATCCGTCAAAATAA
- a CDS encoding ABC transporter ATP-binding protein gives MFKRFIAYYKPHKKLFALDMFASLLVSLLGLVYPIITRSMLNDLIPNKKYQLIVIFGCSLLVIYLIRMLLRYFVQYYGHIVGTRMQHDMREDMFAKLQMLPYDFYDNHQTGKIMSRMTNDLNDVCELAHHGPENIFISGIMIIGSFIYLMTINVYLTLIVFASVPALVIITLVLRKKMNQAFTESRVKMAVINASLESSISGIRVTKAYTNSQKEIEKFEIGNGQFVKARGKAFLYMAKFFASTNFVTDIFNVIILIAGGLFLYNGLILVGDYPTFIVSVNLFIGPVTSIINFVEQYQDGVSGFKRFVEILDQPAEQDSPSATELTNVKGEISFENVSFTYKEGKEVLHNISFKVVAGEKLALVGPSGGGKTTICHLLPAFYSNQEGTIRIDDVDIKTVTKQSLRKNIGIVQQDVFLFNGSIKENILYGRLDATEEEVIEAAKKANIHEYVMTLENGYDTQIGERGVRLSGGQKQRLSIARVFLKDPSILILDEATSSLDNTTELIIQKELDELCVGRTTIVVAHRLSTIRNADQIMVIGQGNVIEQGSHESLLETNGVYKQLYELQFRNSSNTYLSFEL, from the coding sequence ATGTTTAAACGTTTTATCGCATACTACAAGCCTCACAAGAAATTATTTGCGTTAGATATGTTCGCTTCGCTATTAGTATCGCTACTTGGACTTGTCTACCCGATTATTACTAGGTCAATGCTTAACGACTTAATTCCCAACAAAAAATATCAATTAATTGTAATCTTTGGCTGTTCCTTACTGGTAATCTATCTAATACGAATGCTTTTAAGATATTTTGTACAATATTATGGACATATAGTAGGCACTAGAATGCAACACGATATGCGTGAAGATATGTTTGCGAAACTACAAATGTTGCCTTACGACTTCTACGACAATCACCAAACAGGCAAAATTATGTCACGAATGACTAACGACCTTAACGACGTATGCGAATTAGCTCATCACGGACCAGAAAATATATTTATATCGGGCATTATGATAATAGGTTCTTTTATTTATCTAATGACAATTAACGTTTATCTAACATTAATAGTATTTGCAAGCGTCCCTGCGCTTGTAATAATAACCCTAGTGTTGCGTAAAAAAATGAATCAAGCGTTTACCGAATCAAGAGTAAAAATGGCGGTAATTAACGCTTCGCTTGAAAGCAGTATATCGGGCATAAGGGTAACAAAAGCCTACACAAACTCGCAAAAAGAAATTGAGAAATTCGAAATCGGTAATGGTCAATTTGTAAAAGCTCGTGGAAAAGCCTTTTTATATATGGCAAAGTTCTTTGCTTCGACCAACTTTGTAACCGATATCTTTAACGTTATTATCTTAATAGCCGGCGGACTATTTCTTTACAACGGACTTATTCTCGTAGGCGACTACCCAACTTTCATAGTATCGGTCAACTTATTTATAGGTCCGGTTACAAGTATAATTAACTTTGTAGAACAGTATCAAGACGGCGTAAGCGGTTTCAAAAGATTTGTTGAAATACTCGACCAGCCCGCAGAACAAGATAGTCCTAGCGCCACCGAATTGACTAACGTAAAGGGCGAGATTTCTTTCGAAAACGTGAGTTTTACCTACAAAGAAGGCAAAGAAGTCTTACATAACATTAGCTTTAAAGTGGTAGCGGGCGAAAAACTCGCTCTTGTAGGCCCTAGCGGAGGCGGAAAAACCACCATTTGTCACCTTTTGCCTGCTTTTTACTCTAATCAAGAAGGAACAATTAGAATAGACGACGTAGATATTAAAACAGTCACCAAGCAATCTTTGCGAAAAAATATCGGCATAGTTCAGCAAGACGTATTTCTTTTTAACGGCTCAATCAAGGAAAATATTCTTTACGGTAGGCTTGACGCAACCGAAGAAGAAGTAATAGAAGCCGCAAAAAAGGCAAATATACACGAATATGTAATGACGCTTGAAAACGGCTATGATACGCAAATCGGCGAAAGAGGCGTAAGGCTATCGGGTGGGCAAAAGCAAAGACTCTCTATTGCAAGAGTGTTTCTTAAAGACCCCTCTATACTTATACTTGACGAAGCTACAAGCTCGCTAGATAATACTACCGAACTAATAATTCAAAAAGAGCTTGACGAACTATGCGTAGGCAGAACAACAATCGTAGTCGCTCACAGATTATCGACAATTCGTAACGCCGACCAAATAATGGTAATAGGTCAAGGCAACGTTATCGAGCAAGGTTCGCACGAAAGTTTACTTGAAACTAACGGCGTATATAAGCAACTATACGAGCTACAATTTAGAAACAGTTCTAATACTTACCTTAGCTTTGAGCTATAA